One region of Flavobacterium sp. GSB-24 genomic DNA includes:
- a CDS encoding TonB-dependent receptor, with product MPSKKYLLFFFILFISKNILAQEKEVQNIDSVKTQKLNEVLISPLHINRDLQNSPASIGILSEKELLRNNTTDISNVINTIPGVFMQSSNITTTRISIRGIGARTPYGTNKIRAFYGSIPLTSGNSETVIDDIDLQNINQIEVIKGPLSSIYGAGLGGAILISPQTLKNGQYQAEVSSVFGSFGLLKNRVGFDLNEKSASVSLNYHNLKTDGWRENSAYNREGITLSGELFRKKNSKLTYFSNYTYLKAFIPSSINKTTFENNPQAGAPTWVASKGFKEYKSTLGGLAYDFRINDYLNNSTSVFINYKDSNEPRPFDILRQYTFASGVRTQFSGDFTIGKIKNQFIGGIEYFRDNYSGNTFENLYQQNNGNGSLQGDQLTATDQKRHFYNIFSQIRTLLSDQFEIQAGLNYNKTKFELQNDFPASANYPKEKYSYDGIFSPQLSFLYKPNEVRTFYFSVSRGFSLPATEETLTSTGNINPNIKPETGYNFELGGKLHFFNKKLYTQIAIYRMEIKDLLVAKRIGDDQYEGVNAGKTFHEGIEISLNHNWPINRIFNLNSYIGTSIGNYEFKEFVDNGNDFSGNKLTGVPANTASTGFILNTSSGFYFTADFQFTDKIPLNDSNADFSDSYSLLNLKTGYQFEILSGLKAHIDAGVNNVTNEKYASMILTNATAVGNAQPRFYYPGLPINYFGIISLNYLF from the coding sequence ATGCCGTCCAAAAAATACCTTCTTTTTTTCTTTATTCTTTTTATTTCTAAAAACATTTTAGCACAGGAAAAAGAAGTTCAAAATATTGATTCTGTAAAAACCCAAAAACTGAATGAAGTTTTAATAAGTCCGCTCCATATTAACCGAGATTTACAAAACAGCCCTGCTTCTATTGGCATTTTATCTGAAAAAGAATTACTTCGAAATAACACTACCGACATCAGTAATGTCATTAACACTATTCCAGGTGTTTTTATGCAATCGTCAAATATTACTACAACCCGAATTTCGATTCGCGGCATTGGCGCCAGAACTCCTTACGGAACAAATAAAATCAGAGCCTTTTACGGAAGCATTCCTTTGACATCTGGAAACAGCGAAACGGTAATTGACGACATCGATCTTCAAAATATTAATCAGATTGAAGTTATAAAAGGACCGCTTTCGAGTATTTATGGCGCAGGATTGGGCGGTGCGATTTTAATTTCACCACAAACCTTAAAAAATGGGCAATATCAAGCTGAAGTAAGTTCTGTTTTTGGTTCTTTTGGATTACTGAAAAATAGAGTCGGTTTTGATTTGAATGAAAAAAGCGCTTCCGTAAGTCTGAATTATCACAATTTAAAAACAGATGGCTGGCGCGAAAACAGCGCCTATAATCGGGAAGGAATTACACTTTCTGGGGAATTATTTCGAAAGAAAAACAGCAAGCTGACATATTTTTCTAATTATACTTATTTAAAAGCTTTTATTCCGAGCTCAATTAACAAAACAACTTTTGAAAATAATCCGCAGGCGGGCGCACCAACTTGGGTCGCTTCAAAAGGATTTAAAGAATATAAATCGACTCTCGGCGGATTGGCTTATGATTTCAGAATAAACGATTACCTCAACAATTCGACTTCTGTTTTTATCAATTATAAAGACAGCAACGAACCACGTCCTTTTGATATTTTACGCCAATATACTTTTGCATCAGGTGTCAGAACTCAATTTTCGGGAGATTTTACAATTGGAAAAATCAAAAATCAATTTATTGGCGGAATTGAATATTTCAGGGATAATTACAGCGGTAATACTTTCGAAAATCTCTATCAGCAAAATAATGGAAATGGAAGTTTACAAGGCGATCAGCTTACGGCAACCGATCAAAAAAGACATTTTTACAATATTTTTTCGCAAATTAGAACTTTACTTTCCGATCAATTTGAAATTCAAGCAGGATTAAATTACAACAAAACAAAATTTGAACTTCAAAATGATTTTCCCGCTTCCGCGAATTATCCGAAGGAAAAATACAGTTATGATGGAATTTTTTCACCGCAGCTTTCTTTTTTATACAAACCGAATGAAGTTCGAACTTTTTACTTTTCTGTAAGCCGAGGATTTTCTCTTCCTGCAACCGAAGAAACTTTAACCTCAACTGGAAACATCAATCCAAACATTAAACCCGAGACAGGTTACAATTTTGAATTGGGCGGAAAACTTCATTTCTTCAACAAAAAACTATATACACAAATTGCGATTTACCGAATGGAAATTAAAGATTTATTGGTTGCGAAAAGAATTGGCGACGACCAATACGAAGGTGTAAATGCTGGAAAAACTTTTCACGAAGGAATCGAAATTTCACTCAATCACAATTGGCCAATTAATCGAATTTTTAATCTAAATTCTTATATCGGAACATCGATTGGAAATTATGAATTTAAGGAATTTGTTGATAATGGAAATGATTTTTCTGGAAACAAATTAACTGGAGTCCCTGCCAATACGGCGAGTACTGGTTTTATTTTAAATACGAGTTCAGGATTTTACTTTACAGCCGATTTTCAGTTTACCGATAAAATTCCGCTAAATGATTCTAACGCAGATTTTTCTGATTCTTATTCTTTATTAAATTTAAAAACGGGTTATCAATTCGAAATTTTATCTGGTTTAAAAGCTCATATTGATGCTGGCGTAAATAATGTCACGAACGAAAAGTACGCTTCGATGATTCTGACTAACGCGACCGCAGTAGGAAATGCACAGCCAAGATTTTATTATCCCGGATTACCAATAAATTATTTCGGAATTATCTCACTAAATTACTTATTTTAG
- the obgE gene encoding GTPase ObgE — protein sequence MTEGNFVDYVKIYVSSGKGGKGSTHLHREKFIEKGGPDGGDGGRGGHVYLVGNKGLWTLFHLKFARHIKAGHGGDGGGDRSTGADGEDKIIEVPLGTVVKDKETGETLFEITEHGEKQILAKGGKGGLGNWHFRSSTNQTPRYAQPGLLGVEMDVILELKVLADVGLVGFPNAGKSTLLSVLTSAKPKIADYPFTTLKPNLGIVAYRDFQSFVIADIPGIIEGAAEGKGLGHYFLRHIERNSTLLFLVPVDTPDIRAEYDILVNELTKYNPEMLDKERLLVISKCDMLDDELKAELKAELDVTFKDVPYMFISSVAQQGLTDLKDKLWKMLNE from the coding sequence ATGACAGAAGGGAATTTTGTAGATTACGTTAAGATATATGTTTCTTCCGGAAAAGGAGGAAAAGGATCTACGCATTTACATAGAGAGAAATTTATTGAAAAAGGTGGTCCGGACGGAGGAGATGGAGGCCGCGGAGGGCATGTATATTTAGTGGGGAATAAAGGACTTTGGACATTATTTCATTTAAAGTTTGCACGTCACATTAAAGCTGGACACGGTGGAGATGGTGGTGGAGACCGCAGTACAGGTGCAGATGGAGAAGATAAAATTATTGAAGTGCCGCTAGGAACTGTTGTAAAAGACAAAGAAACTGGTGAAACACTTTTTGAAATTACAGAACACGGAGAAAAACAAATTCTTGCAAAAGGAGGAAAGGGAGGTTTAGGAAACTGGCATTTTAGAAGTTCGACAAACCAAACGCCTCGTTACGCACAGCCAGGTTTACTTGGTGTGGAAATGGATGTAATTTTGGAACTTAAAGTTCTGGCAGATGTTGGTTTAGTTGGTTTTCCAAATGCAGGAAAATCTACTTTATTGTCTGTTTTAACTTCGGCAAAACCAAAAATTGCAGATTATCCTTTTACAACACTAAAACCTAACTTAGGAATTGTTGCGTATAGAGATTTCCAATCTTTTGTAATTGCAGATATTCCTGGAATTATTGAAGGTGCAGCAGAAGGAAAAGGTTTAGGACATTATTTCTTAAGACATATTGAGCGTAATTCGACTTTACTGTTTTTAGTTCCAGTTGATACGCCAGATATTAGAGCAGAATATGATATTTTAGTTAATGAATTAACTAAATACAATCCTGAAATGCTGGATAAAGAACGTCTTTTAGTAATTTCAAAATGCGATATGCTGGATGATGAATTAAAAGCAGAGTTAAAAGCAGAACTAGATGTAACATTCAAAGATGTTCCTTACATGTTTATTTCATCGGTTGCACAGCAAGGTTTGACAGATTTGAAAGATAAACTTTGGAAAATGCTTAACGAATAA
- a CDS encoding 5-(carboxyamino)imidazole ribonucleotide synthase, with product MNYFSSDFKLGILGGGQLGKMLLSDTRKFDIQTYVLDPSDEAPSKIACNKFFQGDLMDYETVYNFGKQVDVLTFEIELVNLEALTQLENEGVKVYPSPKTLKGIQNKGTQKDFYTESNIPTASYLRFESPLHLQKSVGNNEITIPFVWKCTEFGYDGNGVKVIRQISDMDDLPNVECIAETMVPFKNELAVIVVRNPSGEIKTYPVVEMEFHPEANQVEYVICPARIDEKVAEKARAIALNVSEKFNHVGLLAVEMFQTNEDEILVNEVAPRPHNSGHYSIEASYTSQFENHLRAILDLPLGNTDSKVAGIMVNLVGAEGFSGNVVYENIETILGWNGVTPHIYGKKQTRPFRKMGHVTIVNENMQEARRIAEDVKNTIKVISQ from the coding sequence ATGAATTATTTTTCTTCTGATTTTAAATTAGGAATATTAGGCGGCGGACAATTGGGTAAAATGCTTTTGTCTGACACCAGAAAATTTGACATACAAACTTATGTTTTAGATCCAAGTGACGAAGCGCCGAGTAAAATTGCCTGTAATAAATTCTTTCAAGGCGATTTAATGGATTATGAAACGGTTTACAACTTCGGGAAACAAGTCGATGTTTTGACTTTCGAAATCGAATTGGTAAATCTTGAAGCTTTGACACAATTGGAAAATGAAGGTGTAAAAGTATATCCGTCTCCAAAAACTTTAAAAGGAATTCAGAATAAAGGAACTCAAAAAGATTTTTATACCGAAAGTAATATTCCAACTGCATCTTATTTACGATTTGAAAGTCCACTGCATTTGCAAAAATCAGTTGGAAACAATGAAATCACAATTCCGTTTGTATGGAAATGCACCGAATTTGGTTACGACGGAAATGGCGTAAAAGTAATTCGCCAGATTTCTGACATGGACGATTTACCAAATGTAGAATGTATTGCAGAAACAATGGTTCCGTTCAAAAATGAATTAGCGGTAATCGTGGTACGAAATCCATCTGGAGAAATTAAAACTTATCCCGTTGTAGAAATGGAATTCCACCCAGAAGCAAATCAGGTTGAATATGTAATATGCCCTGCAAGAATCGACGAAAAAGTAGCCGAAAAAGCCCGAGCAATTGCTTTAAATGTTTCTGAAAAATTCAATCACGTTGGACTTTTGGCTGTTGAAATGTTCCAAACCAACGAAGACGAAATTTTAGTGAATGAAGTGGCTCCGCGTCCGCACAATTCTGGGCATTATTCAATTGAGGCAAGTTACACATCACAATTCGAAAATCATTTACGTGCTATTTTAGATCTTCCGTTAGGAAACACAGACAGTAAAGTGGCCGGAATAATGGTAAATTTAGTAGGCGCTGAAGGTTTTTCTGGAAATGTTGTTTACGAAAACATCGAAACTATTTTAGGATGGAATGGCGTTACTCCTCATATTTACGGTAAAAAACAAACTCGTCCTTTCAGAAAAATGGGACACGTAACGATAGTAAATGAAAATATGCAGGAAGCCAGACGTATTGCAGAGGATGTTAAGAATACTATTAAAGTGATTTCACAATAG
- a CDS encoding porin family protein, producing the protein MKKLLLAVVILVTTIASAQKNSILLGGNVGFSSEKIGDSKLENFEFSPRVGYQFAEKWTAGVEGSIMNVKTTGVDKTEKYKIGGFVRYSTPLSQMFSFYTDLGVGYQNTSLNNAKGMYASLTPALFINMKNGFGLNFSIGGINYDNLDGKNDPRQERLGFDFGKTLNIGVSKNFAL; encoded by the coding sequence ATGAAAAAATTATTACTAGCAGTTGTAATACTAGTTACAACTATTGCGAGTGCGCAAAAAAACTCAATCTTGTTAGGCGGAAATGTTGGATTCTCTTCTGAGAAAATTGGTGATTCGAAACTTGAAAATTTTGAATTCTCTCCAAGAGTTGGATATCAATTTGCTGAAAAATGGACAGCTGGAGTAGAAGGTTCAATCATGAATGTAAAAACTACTGGGGTGGACAAAACAGAAAAATACAAAATTGGAGGTTTTGTACGTTACTCAACACCACTTTCTCAAATGTTTTCTTTCTACACAGATTTAGGTGTTGGATACCAAAACACTTCATTAAACAATGCAAAAGGAATGTATGCAAGTTTAACACCTGCTTTATTTATCAATATGAAAAATGGTTTTGGTTTGAATTTTTCTATTGGAGGAATTAACTACGATAATCTTGACGGAAAAAATGATCCAAGACAAGAACGTTTAGGTTTTGATTTTGGAAAAACTTTAAACATTGGAGTTTCTAAAAACTTCGCATTATAA
- a CDS encoding adenylate kinase, giving the protein MINIVLFGKPGAGKGTQAEFLKEKYNLTHLSTGDIFRFNLKNDTELGKKARVFMDNGELVPCEVTTAMLIDEVKKHPDTAGFLFDGYPRTINQAEALDKFLPTIGSSVTATIALEADDEILVKRLLERGKTSGRADDQDEEKIRVRYQEYNEKTAPLIGYYKEQNKFHAVDGIGTIEQITERLTSVIDNL; this is encoded by the coding sequence ATGATTAACATTGTTTTATTTGGAAAGCCTGGAGCAGGAAAAGGAACTCAGGCAGAATTTTTAAAAGAAAAATATAATTTAACACATCTTTCAACAGGAGATATTTTTCGTTTTAATTTAAAAAATGATACAGAACTAGGTAAAAAAGCAAGAGTTTTTATGGATAATGGAGAATTGGTTCCATGCGAAGTAACAACTGCAATGTTAATTGATGAGGTAAAAAAACATCCTGATACAGCAGGATTTTTGTTCGACGGTTATCCAAGAACAATTAATCAGGCTGAGGCTTTAGATAAATTTCTGCCAACAATTGGGTCAAGCGTAACTGCAACAATCGCTTTAGAAGCAGATGACGAAATTTTGGTAAAACGTTTATTAGAAAGAGGAAAAACAAGCGGAAGAGCTGATGATCAAGACGAAGAAAAAATTCGTGTGAGATATCAAGAATACAATGAGAAAACAGCTCCGCTAATTGGATATTATAAAGAACAAAATAAGTTTCATGCCGTAGACGGTATCGGAACTATTGAACAAATTACAGAGCGCTTAACGTCAGTTATAGATAATTTGTAG
- the hpt gene encoding hypoxanthine phosphoribosyltransferase has product MIQLHDKQFVPFISAKEIDFALTKIVAQVEDDFGDDTPIFIGVLNGAFMVVSDFLKKYKKPCEVSFIKMASYEGTESTNSVKELIGINQDLTGRTVIIIEDIIDTGNTIEELKRLFKEKNVKHFKIATLFFKPEAYKKDIKIDYVGVRIPNKFIVGYGLDYDGLGRNLTEVYKLAE; this is encoded by the coding sequence ATGATACAACTTCACGATAAACAATTTGTTCCGTTTATTTCGGCTAAAGAAATTGATTTTGCTTTAACTAAAATAGTGGCTCAGGTAGAGGATGATTTTGGAGATGATACACCAATTTTTATTGGAGTTTTAAATGGCGCTTTTATGGTAGTGTCAGATTTTTTAAAGAAATACAAAAAACCATGCGAGGTTTCATTTATAAAAATGGCATCGTATGAAGGAACTGAAAGTACTAATTCTGTTAAAGAATTAATAGGAATCAATCAGGATTTGACTGGAAGAACGGTTATAATTATTGAAGATATTATCGATACAGGAAATACGATCGAAGAATTAAAACGTTTGTTTAAAGAAAAAAATGTAAAGCATTTTAAAATTGCCACTTTATTCTTTAAACCAGAAGCTTATAAAAAAGACATTAAGATAGATTACGTTGGAGTTCGTATTCCAAATAAATTTATTGTAGGTTACGGTTTGGACTACGATGGTTTAGGGAGAAACTTAACGGAAGTCTATAAATTAGCGGAATAA
- a CDS encoding hemolysin family protein: protein MSEIALISARKNRLETAAKKGNKSAKTALDLANSPNKFLSTVQIGITLIGILTGIYSGDKVTADVEIFVAGFAFLKPYAHSVAVGIVVVILTFFSLVLGELLPKRIGLNYPEAIAKMVAMPMKVISIITAPFIWLLTSSTDFLLNVFQIKPTADGKVTEEEIKAIIKEGTEVGEVQEIEQDIVERVFHIGDRKVNSLMTHRKSVDMLPLKADKEKIKELVVQDLHTVYPVYNDNYDDIVGVVTLKNIFASIENDNFDLSAIVSDAPYLMEQTTAYKALENFKKTGVHYALVSDEYGVFQGLITLNDILEALVGDASEFYKDEFQLIEREDGSWLVDGHYSLHDFLTYFELDELTNDYEVNTVSGMIMTELSHIPKEGEKLVWQKFVLEVVDMDGVKIDKVLVKALKE, encoded by the coding sequence ATGTCCGAAATCGCTTTGATTTCTGCCCGTAAAAACAGGCTTGAAACAGCCGCGAAAAAAGGCAATAAAAGTGCTAAAACAGCACTCGATTTAGCCAATTCGCCAAACAAATTTTTATCTACAGTACAAATCGGAATTACCTTAATCGGAATTTTAACAGGTATTTATTCTGGAGATAAAGTAACTGCAGATGTTGAAATTTTCGTTGCCGGTTTTGCATTTTTAAAACCTTATGCACACTCAGTAGCTGTTGGAATTGTGGTTGTAATTTTAACTTTCTTCTCATTGGTTTTAGGAGAATTACTTCCAAAAAGAATCGGATTAAATTATCCAGAAGCAATTGCAAAAATGGTAGCAATGCCAATGAAAGTAATTTCGATAATTACAGCACCTTTTATCTGGCTTTTAACATCTTCGACAGATTTTCTATTGAATGTTTTTCAGATAAAACCAACCGCCGACGGAAAAGTTACAGAAGAAGAAATTAAAGCCATCATTAAAGAAGGAACTGAAGTTGGAGAAGTTCAAGAAATTGAACAAGATATTGTGGAACGTGTTTTTCATATCGGTGATAGAAAAGTAAACTCTTTAATGACGCATCGCAAGTCAGTCGATATGCTGCCATTAAAAGCAGATAAAGAAAAGATTAAAGAATTGGTGGTTCAGGATCTGCATACGGTTTACCCAGTTTATAATGATAATTACGATGATATAGTTGGAGTAGTAACTCTTAAAAATATCTTCGCTAGTATCGAAAATGATAATTTTGATTTATCAGCTATCGTTTCTGATGCGCCTTATTTAATGGAGCAGACAACAGCTTACAAAGCGTTGGAAAATTTCAAGAAAACTGGCGTTCATTATGCTTTAGTTTCAGACGAATATGGAGTTTTTCAAGGTTTGATCACGTTGAATGATATTCTGGAGGCTTTAGTTGGAGATGCATCTGAATTTTATAAAGATGAATTTCAGCTTATAGAAAGAGAAGATGGTTCTTGGCTGGTTGACGGGCATTATTCGTTACACGATTTCTTAACGTATTTTGAGTTAGACGAGTTGACAAACGATTACGAAGTAAACACTGTAAGCGGCATGATTATGACTGAGCTTTCTCATATTCCAAAAGAAGGAGAAAAACTAGTCTGGCAGAAATTCGTATTAGAAGTTGTCGATATGGACGGTGTAAAAATTGATAAAGTGCTTGTGAAAGCGCTTAAAGAGTAG
- a CDS encoding sorbosone dehydrogenase family protein — protein MKKSLPLFSISLLALMTACNGQVKKEEKEVLAKQPNTIVKTAIGDLTLPPPYATESKTNNSKVIGWSEGKTPKAPEGFTVTKFADGFENPRWTYIAPNQDIFVVESGTRSSKNQITVLRDKDKDGKFETREVFISGLNKPFGMLVLKDFFYIANTDGLYRYPYKNNPLKLETKGEKILELPAGGYNNHWTRNLLASSDGSKIYVSVGSGSNVGENGMDKEVRRAAILEINPDGTGEKIYASGLRNPVGMDWNPANKELWTAVNERDELGDDLVPDYITSVKRDGFYGWPYSYFGSIPDPRLKGERKDLVEKAIVPDVPVGSHTASLGLAFYTKDAFPAKYKNGAFVGQHGSWNRSKISGYKVLFVPFKDGKPSGKPEDFLTGFISDSNKAEVYGRPVAVTVMNDGSLLVNDDSGNTIWKVTANK, from the coding sequence ATGAAAAAATCCTTACCACTATTTTCTATATCATTATTGGCACTAATGACCGCATGTAACGGACAAGTTAAAAAAGAAGAAAAAGAAGTTTTAGCCAAACAACCCAATACTATTGTAAAAACTGCTATTGGTGATTTAACGCTTCCACCGCCTTACGCAACTGAATCTAAAACGAACAATAGCAAAGTTATAGGCTGGTCTGAAGGCAAAACACCAAAAGCACCAGAAGGTTTTACTGTAACTAAATTTGCTGACGGATTTGAAAATCCGCGATGGACTTATATTGCGCCCAACCAAGATATTTTTGTTGTCGAAAGCGGTACGCGATCCAGCAAAAATCAAATTACGGTTTTACGCGATAAAGATAAAGACGGAAAGTTTGAAACTCGTGAAGTTTTTATATCTGGATTAAACAAACCTTTTGGAATGCTGGTTCTTAAAGACTTTTTCTACATTGCAAATACCGACGGATTATATCGTTATCCTTACAAAAACAATCCGTTGAAATTGGAAACAAAAGGTGAAAAAATTCTTGAACTTCCTGCCGGCGGTTACAACAACCACTGGACTAGAAATTTATTGGCAAGTTCTGATGGGAGCAAAATCTATGTTTCTGTAGGCTCCGGAAGTAATGTGGGCGAAAACGGAATGGACAAAGAAGTTCGTCGTGCCGCTATTTTAGAAATTAATCCTGACGGAACAGGCGAAAAAATCTATGCTTCGGGATTGCGAAATCCTGTTGGAATGGATTGGAATCCAGCTAACAAAGAATTATGGACTGCTGTAAATGAGCGCGATGAATTAGGCGACGACTTAGTTCCAGATTATATTACAAGTGTAAAAAGAGATGGTTTCTACGGATGGCCATATTCTTACTTTGGAAGTATTCCTGACCCACGATTGAAAGGTGAAAGAAAAGATTTAGTCGAAAAAGCAATTGTTCCTGATGTTCCGGTAGGATCTCACACAGCATCTTTAGGACTGGCTTTTTACACTAAAGACGCTTTTCCTGCAAAATACAAAAACGGTGCTTTTGTAGGTCAGCACGGTTCTTGGAATCGTTCTAAAATTTCAGGATATAAAGTGCTTTTTGTTCCTTTTAAAGATGGAAAACCTTCAGGAAAACCAGAAGATTTCTTAACTGGTTTTATTTCTGATTCTAATAAAGCTGAAGTTTACGGGCGCCCAGTTGCGGTAACGGTTATGAATGACGGATCGCTTTTGGTAAATGACGACAGCGGAAATACTATTTGGAAAGTTACTGCGAATAAATAA
- the purE gene encoding 5-(carboxyamino)imidazole ribonucleotide mutase yields the protein MSKVAIIMGSISDMPVMQDAIDILKQFNVEVEVDIVSAHRTPEKLFDFSKNAHTRGISVIIAGAGGAAHLPGMVASMSPLPVIGVPVKSSNSIDGWDSVLSILQMPGGVPVATVALNGAKNAGILAAQIIGSHDKKVLDTIISYKEELKAAVNKAAEGLKK from the coding sequence ATGAGCAAAGTAGCCATTATAATGGGAAGCATCTCAGACATGCCAGTTATGCAGGATGCCATCGACATATTAAAACAATTTAATGTAGAGGTTGAAGTAGATATCGTTTCGGCACACAGAACGCCGGAAAAATTATTCGATTTCAGTAAAAATGCACATACTCGCGGTATTTCGGTTATTATTGCCGGTGCAGGCGGTGCAGCACATTTACCAGGAATGGTAGCTTCAATGTCTCCACTTCCTGTAATTGGAGTTCCGGTAAAATCTAGTAATTCTATTGATGGATGGGATTCAGTTTTATCGATCCTGCAAATGCCGGGCGGAGTTCCTGTTGCAACGGTTGCTTTAAACGGAGCAAAAAACGCGGGAATTTTAGCGGCACAAATCATCGGAAGTCATGATAAAAAAGTGCTGGATACTATTATTTCTTATAAAGAAGAATTGAAAGCTGCGGTTAATAAAGCGGCTGAAGGATTAAAAAAGTAA